In the genome of Nymphaea colorata isolate Beijing-Zhang1983 chromosome 9, ASM883128v2, whole genome shotgun sequence, one region contains:
- the LOC116260553 gene encoding uncharacterized protein LOC116260553 gives MLNHEKARVLGRSKSRRWRQGRTGVTISVSLVLLLATGAWLSLVFSGGSRRRCWHKLKEWEGSPRSFPWQPDEVDASAGSFRKTSGPVRDGGSGGRDDREDEQLSLRHIEFGIAGSAQLWSNRKEFVRLWWRPEEMIGHVWLEEVLSEEEGLPPIRVSEDISRFSYTNPTGHPSGLRISRIVKESFRLGLPGVRWFVLGDDDTIFNPDNLVRVLAKYDHNEMVYIGGPSESHSANTYFSHSMAFGGGGIAISYPLAESISKMQDECLERYPKLYGSDDRLHACISELGVPLTREYGFHQWDIRGSAHGLLSAHPVAPFISIHHVEAVDPIYPGLNLLDSLKLFARAMKVDPLSFLQRSVCYDRRRRLTFAVSLGYVVQVFPNIVLPRDLERSEQTYMAWNRLSSRNEFDFDTRDSYRSTCKKPVLFFLRDVRKAGNSTLGTYTRTKGKDELKRRVLCFPRTLPLREVKDIQVIGKPLSENWHLYPRRLCCQMTVNINNTLRLAVGQCERGKLSSVADIL, from the exons ATGTTGAATCACGAGAAGGCTAGGGTTTTAGGGCGGTCCAAGAGCCGGAGGTGGCGGCAGGGCCGGACGGGCGTCACCATATCTGTTTCCCTTGTCCTTCTCCTTGCCACCGGCGCCTGGCTGTCCCTCGTATTCTCCGGCGGTAGTCGTCGCCGCTGCTGGCACAAGCTCAAGGAATGGGAGGGCAGCCCTCGCTCCTTCCCCTGGCAGCCCGATGAGGTTGATGCCTCCGCTGGGTCCTTCCGGAAGACGTCCGGTCCCGTTCGTGACGGAGGCAGCGGAGGCCGGGATGACAGGGAGGACGAGCAGCTGTCGTTGAGACACATCGAGTTCGGCATCGCCGGCTCCGCGCAGCTCTGGAGCAACAGAAAAGAGTTCGTCAGGCTGTGGTGGAGGCCAGAGGAGATGATTGGTCACGTCTGGCTGGAGGAAGTGCTCTCGGAGGAGGAGGGTTTGCCGCCGATTAGGGTTTCTGAGGACATCTCCAGGTTCAGCTATACTAATCCGACGGGGCATCCTTCGGGGCTGAGGATTTCGCGGATAGTTAAGGAGAGTTTCCGGCTCGGGTTGCCCGGGGTTCGGTGGTTCGTCCTTGGGGACGACGATACGATCTTCAACCCAGATAATTTGGTTCGGGTACTGGCCAAGTATGATCATAACGAGATGGTCTACATCGGCGGGCCATCGGAGAGCCATTCAGCAAACACCTACTTCAGCCATTCGATGGCATTCGGCGGTGGTGGGATCGCTATCAGTTATCCGCTGGCGGAGTCAATCTCCAAAATGCAGGACGAGTGCTTGGAGAGGTACCCGAAGCTCTACGGGAGTGATGACCGGCTTCACGCATGCATCTCTGAACTGGGAGTCCCACTCACGCGGGAATATGGATTCCATCAA TGGGATATAAGAGGGAGCGCTCACGGACTTTTATCTGCACACCCCGTTGCACCATTCATTTCTATTCATCATGTGGAAGCAGTGGATCCGATTTACCCTGGTTTGAATTTACTCGATAGCCTGAAGCTCTTCGCCAGAGCAATGAAAGTTGACCCCCTGAGCTTCTTGCAGCGTTCGGTTTGTTATGATCGTCGACGCAGGTTGACGTTTGCCGTTTCTCTGGGTTATGTTGTTCAAGTGTTTCCCAACATTGTGCTTCCTCGTGATCTTGAAAGGTCCGAGCAGACGTACATGGCTTGGAACAGATTGAGTAGTAGAAACGAGTTTGATTTCGATACAAGGGACTCCTACAGATCGACCTGTAAGAAGCCAGTGTTGTTCTTCCTGAGAGATGTCCGTAAAGCGGGGAATTCTACATTGGGTACATATACAAGAACAAAAGGGAAAGATGAACTGAAAAGAAGGGTATTGTGCTTCCCCAGAACCCTTCCTCTTCGTGAAGTGAAAGACATTCAAGTGATAGGGAAACCCCTCAGTGAGAACTGGCACTTG TACCCTCGGAGACTCTGTTGTCAAATGACTGTTAATATCAACAATACCCTCAGATTGGCAGTTGGGCAATGCGAAAGGGGGAAGCTTTCATCTGTGGCTGATATCTTGTGA
- the LOC116260896 gene encoding uncharacterized protein LOC116260896 — protein sequence MEKPTGESELLQEASRVLERAKELQDSASSLISKTKSEEQSLCHRALALDSEIQRLRRSSCAAAKAGTVDYRTVDQMEEKLFKAKCVMSDGDVSSFLPVKSNDRFLRMFLGPINVRAIRKDVQLKMKEEYNSFRDRTAILFMLFPFILLSLRNWFWDGCFPALPVQLYQAWLLCLYTSLALRENILRANGSDIRPWWVYHHYCAMGMALISLTWDIEGEPDCARKQRGVQLFLAWAMMQGVAMLLQNRYQRQRLYTRIALGKARRMDVVWGETAGVEGQLWLLYPILFILQAFEAYVGVLLLQTAVSGVVSEWQVVVCGTLLVAMAIGNFINTVQTLMAKSRFKAMKRSRSKQDFDHGQPTSPSALRDSS from the exons ATGGAGAAGCCAACCGGAGAGAGCGAGCTGCTCCAGGAGGCTTCAAGGGTGCTGGAGCGGGCGAAGGAGCTTCAGGACTCGGCGTCGTCCCTCATCTCCAAGACGAAGAGCGAGGAGCAGTCTCTCTGCCACAGGGCCCTCGCCCTCGACTCCGAAATACAGCGGCTCAGGCGTTCCAGTTGTGCCGCTGCGAAGGCGGGGACCGTCGATTACCGGACCGTAGATCAG ATGGAGGAGAAGTTGTTTAAAGCTAAATGCGTGATGAGCGACGGCGACGTATCTTCGTTTCTCCCTGTCAAGTCCAATG ATAGATTTCTTAGGATGTTCCTTGGGCCCATTAACGTACGCGCAATCAGAAAGGATGTGCAGCTGAAAATGAAGGAGGAGTACAATAGTTTCAGG GATCGCACAGCCATCTTGTTTATGCTATTCCCTTTCATACTTCTCTCGTTGCGGAATTGGTTTTGGGATGGATGCTTTCCTGCACTTCCAGTTCAACTATATCAG GCCTGGCTGCTATGTCTATACACAAGTTTGGCCTTGCGAGAGAATATATTAAGAGCAAATGGGAGTGATATTCGTCCTTG GTGGGTATACCATCACTACTGTGCTATGGGAATGGCTCTGATAAGTCTCACATGGGATATAGAAGGAGAACCTGATTGTGCCCGTAAGCAG AGAGGAGTCCAGCTTTTTTTGGCCTGGGCAATGATGCAAGGTGTGGCAATGCTTCTTCAAAACAGATATCAAAGGCAAAGGTTGTATACACGTATTGCATTGGGAAAG GCAAGGAGAATGGATGTTGTCTGGGGGGAAACTGCTGGTGTTGAAGGTCAACTATGGCTTTTGTACCCGATTCTTTTCATATTGCAG GCTTTTGAGGCATATGTTGGTGTATTGTTGCTTCAGACTGCAGTTTCTGGGGTTGTTTCTGAATGGCAG GTCGTGGTTTGCGGAACCCTTCTGGTTGCTATGGCAATAGGAAACTTCATCAACACAGTCCAGACTCTTATGGCAAAATCGAGGTTCAAAGCAATGAAGAGAAGCAGAAGCAAGCAGGATTTCGACCATGGTCAACCCACAAGCCCTTCTGCATTAAGAGATTCTTCCTAG